One region of Ailuropoda melanoleuca isolate Jingjing chromosome 19, ASM200744v2, whole genome shotgun sequence genomic DNA includes:
- the RPL7L1 gene encoding 60S ribosomal protein L7-like 1 isoform X2 produces MSSSRSFGNMAEQEQRKKIPLVPENLLKKRKAYQALKATQAKQALLDKKEKKGKQLKFKRLEWFLHDSWRQQRDRVRLRRLEVKPHGLEVPDKHSLAFVVRIQRINGVSSLVQRTIARLRLKKIFSGVFFRVTPQTIKTLRVVEPYVTWGFPNLKSVRELILKRGQAKVKNKTIPLTDNTVIEEYLGKYGVICLEDLIHEIAFPGKNFQEISAFLRPFHLSVARHATKNRVGFLKEVGLPGYRGEGINQLIRQLN; encoded by the exons ATGAGCAGTAGCCGCAGCTTCGGAAACATGGCGGAGCAAGA gcaaagaaaaaagattccATTGGTTCCAGAAAATCTCCTGAAAAAAAGGAAGGCCTATCAGGCCCTTAAAGCCACTCAAGCAAAGCAGGCACTTTTGGACAAGAAGGAG aagaaaggaaaacagctcAAGTTTAAGCGACTGGAATGGTTCCTACATGATTCCTGGCGGCAGCAGCGCGACAGGGTGCGCCTCAGACGACTGGAAGTGAAACCTCATGGCCTGGAAGTGCCAGATAAACATTCCTTGGCCTTTGTTGTCCGCATCCAAAG GATTAATGGGGTGAGTTCACTGGTGCAGAGGACCATTGCAAGGCTTCGCCTGAAGAAGATTTTCAGTGGTGTCTTTTTCAGAGTAACCCCGCAGACCATAAAAACGCTGCGTGTCGTGGAACCTTATGTGACCTGGGG ATTTCCAAATCTGAAGTCTGTCCGGGAACTCATCTTGAAACGTGGACAAGCCAAGGTCAAGAATAAAACCATCCCTTTGACAGACAACACAGTGATTGAGGAGTACCTGG GGAAGTATGGTGTTATTTGCTTGGAAGACCTCATTCATGAAATTGCCTTTCCGGGGAAGAATTTCCAGGAGATCTCTGCGTTCTTACGTCCTTTCCATCTCTCAGTGGCCCGTCATGCTACCAAGAATAGAgtgggcttcctgaaggaggtgggCTTACCTGGCTATCGAGGTGAAGGCATCAATCAGCTCATTCGGCAGCTGAATTAA
- the C19H6orf226 gene encoding uncharacterized protein C6orf226 homolog, which translates to MEQPGDRSCSGQGRAPAEAAPASVSLAQLQQLVLQGRELPGVERRDIAATHGEPTASRLPRRPKPWEARGSAEARAPPP; encoded by the coding sequence ATGGAGCAGCCCGGCGATCGGAGCTGCTCGGGCCAGGGCCGCGCGCCCGCGGAGGCAGCCCCCGCCTCGGTGAGCCTGGCGCAGCTCCAGCAGCTGGTTCTGCAGGGCCGGGAGCTCCCGGGAGTGGAGAGGCGCGACATCGCGGCGACCCACGGCGAACCCACGGCGTCCCGGCTCCCGCGGAGGCCCAAGCCCTGGGAGGCCAGGGGATCGGCCGAGGCCCGGGCGCCGCCGCCCTAG
- the RPL7L1 gene encoding 60S ribosomal protein L7-like 1 isoform X1 yields MSSSRSFGNMAEQEQRKKIPLVPENLLKKRKAYQALKATQAKQALLDKKEQKKGKQLKFKRLEWFLHDSWRQQRDRVRLRRLEVKPHGLEVPDKHSLAFVVRIQRINGVSSLVQRTIARLRLKKIFSGVFFRVTPQTIKTLRVVEPYVTWGFPNLKSVRELILKRGQAKVKNKTIPLTDNTVIEEYLGKYGVICLEDLIHEIAFPGKNFQEISAFLRPFHLSVARHATKNRVGFLKEVGLPGYRGEGINQLIRQLN; encoded by the exons ATGAGCAGTAGCCGCAGCTTCGGAAACATGGCGGAGCAAGA gcaaagaaaaaagattccATTGGTTCCAGAAAATCTCCTGAAAAAAAGGAAGGCCTATCAGGCCCTTAAAGCCACTCAAGCAAAGCAGGCACTTTTGGACAAGAAGGAG cagaagaaaggaaaacagctcAAGTTTAAGCGACTGGAATGGTTCCTACATGATTCCTGGCGGCAGCAGCGCGACAGGGTGCGCCTCAGACGACTGGAAGTGAAACCTCATGGCCTGGAAGTGCCAGATAAACATTCCTTGGCCTTTGTTGTCCGCATCCAAAG GATTAATGGGGTGAGTTCACTGGTGCAGAGGACCATTGCAAGGCTTCGCCTGAAGAAGATTTTCAGTGGTGTCTTTTTCAGAGTAACCCCGCAGACCATAAAAACGCTGCGTGTCGTGGAACCTTATGTGACCTGGGG ATTTCCAAATCTGAAGTCTGTCCGGGAACTCATCTTGAAACGTGGACAAGCCAAGGTCAAGAATAAAACCATCCCTTTGACAGACAACACAGTGATTGAGGAGTACCTGG GGAAGTATGGTGTTATTTGCTTGGAAGACCTCATTCATGAAATTGCCTTTCCGGGGAAGAATTTCCAGGAGATCTCTGCGTTCTTACGTCCTTTCCATCTCTCAGTGGCCCGTCATGCTACCAAGAATAGAgtgggcttcctgaaggaggtgggCTTACCTGGCTATCGAGGTGAAGGCATCAATCAGCTCATTCGGCAGCTGAATTAA